The following are encoded together in the Peromyscus maniculatus bairdii isolate BWxNUB_F1_BW_parent chromosome 22, HU_Pman_BW_mat_3.1, whole genome shotgun sequence genome:
- the Pcare gene encoding photoreceptor cilium actin regulator, with protein MGCTPSHSVLVNSVAKSGIQFFKKPKALLPGCQRGSQKCPIPLLVQSSTFCDPGGELHLGQRSAEEPASSKRPQTMTEGLCQLVNDRRGLLPERQRFQLNESQSHAATGMSFRTEGSHGIQEADFAEQKNEENIPQGTSKWDRKPVCHQSDNQGHCYQTIPESKGKVDFPEPLVKAHQQAYAYLHSSLSRYEAILRLAQQASHTRELLQPMLSFLLLCSEEANQLLAEISRDGEVLLQEVRGDLAWPSGKGEPWEQPDLLQQLLQYTVTKLQVVQSTVAALTGSLLEGSSSCLSASASHLEGKLSTKRGLDECLLRALGQLESLTTGHGDPGLLGAPLCSEDSGIGADNESVQSTEKLGKQPSWDFAAESGEWKPGTAVQVEARLPGHTWQKGPYWTGSDRHQDCPLSRPGIGKVQPAAQDKARSSGASGTGPEAVTSRPPEAAQSILQDSLGVETPMPTCFSQSSGLVDASSLSEDEDSSPEEEDDVSPTDLHSEQQKASPSRPRSSPATRESLFQPYSRKLRGPQAQEMILKMKEAISERIKFVPVPSRPQDWAEEEEGRTMVPPRPNTASGSRRTPERQRRSQSEGCLKSHMEDPTLQELRRVQTDLSRRLEVFYAQGATRQGQKREQLLPSRASVRWPPSNCKVSPSSAMGKFKASLTKNFSILPNQDKSILQRGSRFPGRDQPCQEKAEKLPNAIFCGEKNSRVPRDTEWDVRGCPTRTSVKKLIETFSPNESLRTPRDSRNLGPRPCLRRWGVPAMPPRFPIYRGLAPLYPKPQISPAVGRDPLKVGMGWRPSAPLPSLPPAEASKSEDNICEAEPDLENLPPPPLEILMDKSFTALEAPESSQPAESSVEETLETGLQESSLPRKTWASPKLKASMSPMDLLPSKGPGSSLTLPSTGPGVTRNVGNSRKLTLDLNCQQTVSPSPEAEGRGARIHAQAENTASFLEHPPHKAVPWHHTNPTSGQSRTLEPSPARPSRGPHSAEASRKGPERSPPGFRKASPTRAQRDSQGDRKLQSAPPSHGLSQPGLPAVLSSPSPPLSPRTLSPPATKKPTSPPCQYPQPSPAQASPPVQRTETNTPSSASSSSPSVSPSQGSKETSHSGDGEATTAKAPRNTCSIFCPAPSSLFEAQSSFSISPPRMLPEPGGPLRTPTEGWRGSWGPQPRADSQRRTAQRALNPLPFVRRTASDRPRQHGDPPQLPGCSWESHPCQSSSSSSSSSESSKQEPPSWNNSRAPELQGSGTKRASPLELCVLGHGLQPEARIGRSQDRSQPESQHQQKEVA; from the exons ATGGGGTGCACACCATCCCACAGCGTTCTCGTCAACAGCGTTGCCAAGAGTGGCATTCAGTTTTTTAAGAAGCCCAAAGCACTTCTGCCAGGATGTCAGCGGGGCAGCCAGAAATGTCCCATCCCTTTGCTGGTTCAAAGCTCCACCTTCTGCGACCCTGGTGGGGAGCTGCACCTGGGACAGAGGTCAGCAGAGGAGCCAGCAAGTTCCAAGAGGCCCCAAACCATGACTGAAGGTCTTTGTCAGCTCGTGAACGATAGGAGAGGACTGCTTCCAGAAAGGCAAAGATTTCAGCTGAACGAATCACAAAGCCATGCAGCTACGGGCATGTCATTCAGGACAGAAGGCTCCCACGGGATACAAGAAGCAGATTTTGCCGAGCAAAAGAATGAGGAAAACATTCCCCAGGGGACCTCAAAATGGGACAGAAAGCCAGTGTGCCATCAGTCAGACAACCAGGGCCACTGCTACCAAACTATTCCTGAGTCAAAAGGCAAAGTGGACTTCCCTGAGCCCCTGGTAAAGGCCCACCAGCAGGCTTATGCCTATCTGCACAGCAGCCTTTCCAGATACGAAGCGATTCTGCGTCTCGCCCAGCAGGCCAGCCACACCCGGGAGCTGTTGCAGCCCATGCTtagcttcctgctgctgtgctccGAGGAGGCCAACCAGCTTCTGGCAGAAATCTCCAGAGATGGAGAAGTGCTCCTCCAGGAAGTGAGAGGGGATCTGGCCTGGCCATCGGGGAAAGGCGAGCCCTGGGAACAGCCAGATCTCCTGCAACAGCTACTGCAGTATACGGTCACCAAGCTGCAGGTGGTCCAGAGCACAGTGGCGGCCCTCACTGGGAGCTTGCTGGAGGGTTCCAGCAGCTGCCTCAGCGCCAGTGCTAGCCACCTGGAGGGTAAGCTGAGCACCAAGAGAGGTCTAGATGAATGCCTCCTAAGAGCCCTGGGGCAACTAGAGAGCCTGACCACTGGCCATGGTGACCCTGGGCTGCTGGGTGCACCCTTGTGCTCTGAGGACAGTGGCATCGGGGCTGACAATGAGTCTGTGCAGTCCACGGAGAAGCTGGGCAAGCAACCCAGCTGGGATTTTGCAGCCGAGTCTGGAGAATGGAAGCCAGGGACTGCAGTCCAAGTGGAAGCCAGGCTGCCAGGGCATACCTGGCAGAAAGGTCCATACTGGACAGGTTCAGACAGACACCAAGACTGTCCACTGTCGAGGCCTGGGATAGGCAAGGTTCAGCCTGCAGCACAGGATAAAGCCAGGAGTTCTGGTGCCTCCGGCACAGGCCCGGAAGCAGTCACCTCCAGGCCTCCAGAGGCTGCCCAAAGcattctgcaggattccctgggGGTTGAGACCCCTATGCCAACATGTTTTTCTCAGAGCTCTGGATTGGTGGATGCTTCATCCCTGAGTGAAGACGAGGACAGTAGCccagaggaagaagatgatgTTAGCCCCACAGATCTGCACTCTGAGCAACAGAAAGCATCACCTTCAAGACCACGGTCCTCACCTGCCACGCGGGAAAGCCTGTTCCAGCCATACTCCAGGAAGCTTAGGGGGCCCCAGGCCCAGGAAATGATTCTGAAGATGAAAGAGGCCATCAGTGAAAGGATCAAGTTTGTCCCTGTGCCTTCCAGACCCCAGGActgggctgaggaggaggaagggagaacaaTGGTCCCCCCAAGACCTAACACAGCCAGTGGCAGCAGGCGGACCCCCGAAAGACAAAGGAGGTCACAATCGGAGGGATGTCTTAAGAGCCACATGGAAGACCCCACCCTCCAGGAGCTGAGGAGGGTCCAGACAGACCTCAGTCGGAGGCTGGAGGTATTTTATGCCCAGGGTGCCACCCGTCAGGGGCAGAAGAGGGAACAACTTCTGCCATCCAGGGCATCAGTGCGGTGGCCCCCTTCCAACTGCAAGGTGAGTCCCAGTAGCGCCAtgggcaagttcaaggcctcccTCACCAAAAATTTCAGCATTCTGCCCAATCAAGACAAGAGCATCTTGCAAAGAGGTAGTCGCTTCCCTGGCCGCGACCAGCCCTGCCAGGAGAAGGCTGAGAAGCTGCCAAATGCCATCTTTTGTGGTGAGAAGAACAGTAGGGTTCCCAGGGACACTGAATGGGACGTCAGGGGCTGTCCCACCAGAACATCAGTGAAAAAGCTTATTGAGACCTTCAGTCCCAATGAGAGTCTGAGGACACCAAGGGACTCCAGGAATTTGGGGCCAAGGCCCTGTCTCAGGAGGTGGGGGGTCCCTGCCATGCCTCCCAGATTTCCTATCTACAGGGGGCTAGCCCCTCTGTATCCTAAGCCCCAAATTTCTCCAGCAGTAGGCAGAGACCCTCTCAAGGTAGGCATGGGCTGGAGACCTTCCgcaccccttccctctcttcctccggCAGAAGCGTCCAAGAGTGAAGACAACATCTGTGAAGCGGAGCCAGACCTAGAGAATCTCCCTCCGCCGCCTCTGGAAATCCTGATGGACAAATCGTTCACTGCTCTGGAGGCCCCAgagagcagccagccagcagagAGCTCTGTGGAAGAGACCCTGGAAACGGGGCTACAAGAATCTAGCCTGCCGAGAAAAACATGGGCTTCCCCGAAGCTGAAAGCTTCCATGAGCCCCATGGACTTGCTCCCGAGCAAGGGCCCTGGCAGCTCCCTGACACTCCCCAGCACCGGGCCAGGAGTCACCAGGAATGTGGGCAATTCCAGAAAGCTGACTTTGGACCTGAACTGCCAGCAAACAGTGAGCCCAAGCCCAGAGGCAGAGGGTCGGGGGGCTCGGATTCACGCACAAGCAGAGAATACTGCAAGCTTTTTGGAGCATCCCCCCCACAAGGCAGTGCCCTGGCACCACACTAACCCCACGTCTGGGCAAAGCAGGACCTTAGAACCCAGCCCGGCCAGACCTTCGCGAGGTCCACACTCTGCAGAAGCATCCAGGAAGGGCCCCGAGAGAAGCCCTCCAGGATTCAGAAAAGCCTCTCCCACCCGCGCACAGCGGGACTCCCAAGGAGACAGGAAGCTGCAGAGCGCGCCCCCTTCTCATGGACTGTCCCAGCCAGGCCTCCCTGCTGTTCTCagctcccccagcccacctctgagCCCCAGGACACTGAGCCCACCAGCCACAAAGAAGCCAACTTCCCCGCCTTGCCAGTACccgcagcccagcccagcccaggccagCCCTCCTGTCCAACGGACCGAAACCAACACCCCTTCCTCCGCCTCCTCTTCATCCCCCTCGGTGTCTCCCTCTCAGGGGTCCAAGGAGACAAGCCACTCTGGGGACGGTGAAGCCACCACGGCTAAAGCACCTAGGAACACGTGTTCCATATTctgcccagccccctcctctcTGTTTGAAGCTCAATCGTCGTTCTCAATATCCCCTCCACGGATGCTACCAGAACCGGGGGGCCCTTTGAGGACCCCaacagaaggctggaggggcagctgGGGGCCACAGCCGAGGGCAGATTCGCAGAGGAGAACAGCTCAGAGAGCCCTCAACCCTCTGCCTTTCGTCAGAAGGACAGCTTCAGACCGCCCGCGCCAGCACGGTGACCCACCTCAGCTGCCCGGCTGCTCTTGGGAATCCCATCCCTGCCAAAGCAG cagcagcagcagcagcagcagcgagaGCTCCAAGCAAGAACCCCCCTCCTGGAACAACTCCCGTGCCCCAGAATTGCAGGGCAGCGGCACCAAGCGGGCCTCTCCTCTGGAGCTCTGCGTGCTGGGCCACGGGCTGCAGCCAGAAGCCCGCATCGGCCGCAGCCAGGACAGATCCCAGCCAGAGTCACAGCACCAGCAGAAGGAAGTGGCCTGA